One part of the Phaenicophaeus curvirostris isolate KB17595 chromosome 2, BPBGC_Pcur_1.0, whole genome shotgun sequence genome encodes these proteins:
- the EXO1 gene encoding exonuclease 1: protein MGIQGLLQFIKEAAEPTHVKKYKGQTVAVDTYCWLHKGAYACAEKLARGEPTDLYVAFCMKLVDMLLSFGIKPILVFDGCTLPSKKEVEKARREKRQANLLKGKQLLQEGKLSEARECFGRSVNITHVMAHEVIKAARARAVDCIVAPYEADAQLAYLNKTGMVQAIITEDSDLLAFGCKKVFLKIDKFGNGLEVDQARLGNCKQLGNVFTEEKFRYMCILSGCDYLPSIHGIGLAKACKLLKLANNPDIIKVIKKMGQYLKMNITVSEEYIEGFIRANNTFLYQLVFDPINRKLIPLNAYEDDIDPETLIYAGRHFGDNTAFQIAIGNINIDTMEQIDDYNPDAAQPVQQRSCGWNDRRANHVNSIWSRDYKLDPNTDTVTHKVHSLDKPTTKGLEKIISVKGLKLSGKELLAKRPRSDLEEVSDGDLLNQYSFSKAKKLKKESDYDSQAQSVSAIQSLDSSGNSVTQESCNSLPKVRNKFASFLQRKNKEKDAVIVPGTRSRFFCNDAIMCDGKSKKDDNDLTQDAEQDCQKQEVKHIAEDNSPFSETEKSTRTICTPPGETQINCFQWFSSLVNNSGNPGQSRAVFSEQFCQWRSNYVVSQEDQINRVQTESGAVCGELEEESLLLTEAEQTSQSQRSCEPSEYSLESSEKSQASSSSDAEESDSTSNLADAQCTLSPVFSAVQTNRKNTIIKTKVPGLRKPSCIGSHIVTKLKPLIPAKVSGLSRKLSPVQKRNDCDAENKLEQQSTISELWKNFQFKREYKKLPSCKKSDPLSPIKDNIQLTPETEEEIFNHLECSHVQRAIFQ from the exons TTATGTAGCTTTCTGTATGAAACTTGTTGATATGCTCCTCTCATTTGGAATTAAACCAATTTTGGTGTTTGATGGATGCACTCTACCTTCTAAGAAGGAAGTGGAAAAGGCCCGACGAGA GAAGCGTCAAGCAAATCTTCTGAAGGGGAAACAATTATTGCAGGAAGGAAAATTGTCAGAAGCTAGGGAATGTTTTGGGCGCAGTGTAAATATTACCCATGTTATGGCTCATGAAGTTATTAAA GCTGCACGAGCCCGGGCTGTTGACTGCATTGTTGCTCCTTATGAAGCTGATGCTCAGTTGGCTTATCTTAATAAGACTGGCATGGTGCAAGCTATAATTACAGAAGACTCTGATCTTTTAGCTTTTGGATGTAAAAAG GTGTTTCTGAAAATTGACAAGTTTGGAAATGGACTAGAGGTAGATCAAGCTCGACTAGGAAACTGCAAGCAGCTTGGAAATGTATTTACAGAGGAGAAATTCCGCTACATGTGTATTCTTTCTGGTTGTGACTACCTCCCATCAATTCATGGAATAGGGTTAGCTAAAGCCTGCAAGTTACTAAAATTAGCCAACAATCCAGATATTATAAAG gttATTAAGAAAATGGGGCAGTACTTGAAGATGAATATAACGGTATCGGAAGAATACATAGAGGGTTTTATACGAGCCAATAATACATTTCTTTATCAGTTAGTTTTTGATCCTatcaacagaaaattaattcctcTGAATGCATATGAAGATGATATTGATCCAGAAACACTAATTTATGCAGGACG GCATTTTGGAGATAATACTGCTTTTCAAATTGCCATTGGCAACATTAATATTGATACAATGGAACAAATTGATGATTATAACCCTGACGCTGCACAG CCTGTGCagcagagaagttgtggctggaACGACAGACGTGCTAATCACGTAAATAGCATTTGGAGCAGAGACTACAAACTTGACCCCAACACAGACACTGTCACCCATAAAGTGCATTCACTAGATAAACCAACAACCAAAGGCTTGGAGAAGATAATTAGCGTTAAAGGACTGAAACTTTCAGGCAAAGAGCTCTTGGCAAAAAGGCCAAGGAGTg ATTTAGAAGAAGTCTCGGATGGAGATCTATTGAACCAAtattcattttcaaaagcaaaaaaactcaAGAAGGAGAGTGATTATGACAGTCAAGCACAGAGTGTCTCAGCAATACAAAGCCTTGATTCTTCAGGGAATTCTGTCACTCAAGAAAGCTGTAACTCCCTGCCCAAAGTTAGAAACAAATTTGCTTCCTTtctacaaaggaaaaacaaagagaaagatgCTGTTATTGTTCCAGGAACAAGAAGCAG GTTTTTCTGCAATGATGCGATTATGTGTGATGGTAAATCAAAGAAGGACGACAATGATCTAACTCAAGATGCTGAGCAGGATTGCCAGAAACAGGAAGTAAAACATATAGCAGAAGATAATTCTccattttcagaaactgaaaagtcAACAAGGACTATCTGTACACCTCCTGGAGAAACACAGATAAATTGCTTCCAGTGGTTTAGCAGCCTCGTAAATAATTCCGGAAACCCTGGTCAATCTCGTGCTGTATTTTCAGAGCAGTTTTGCCAATGGAGAAGCAACTATGTGGTATCCCAGGAAGATCAGATTAATAGGGTACAAACAGAGAGTGGGGCAGTGTGTGGGGAATTGGAGGAAGAATCCCTCCTCTTAACAGAAGCGGAACAAACATCACAGTCTCAAAGGTCTTGTGAGCCATCAGAATACAGTTTGGAGTCTTCAGAAAAATCACAAGCATCTAGCAGTTCAGATGCAGAA GAATCTGACTCTACTTCAAACCTGGCTGATGCTCAATGTACTCTGTCTCCAGTATTTTCTGCTGTtcaaaccaacagaaaaaatacaatcaTAAAGACGAAG GTTCCTGGTTTACGTAAACCCAGTTGTATAGGGTCGCATATTGTAACAAAGCTCAAACCATTGATACCAGCTAAAGTAAGTGGATTAAGCAGGAAACTGTCACCTGTGCAGAAGAGAAATGACTGTGATGCTGAAAATAAGCTGGAACAGCAATCCACCATTAGCGAACTCTGGAAAAACTTCCAGTTTAAAAG AGAGTACAAAAAACTTCCTTCTTGTAAAAAGTCAGATCCGTTGTCTCCAATCAAAGATAATATACAGCTCACTccagaaacagaagaagaaatctttAATCATCTGGAATGTAGTCATGTTCAGAGAGCTATATTCCAATGA